AGCTCCGATTCTTTATGGTTAACAAACCCTAGTCTACCTCTTCGTAATCAGTGTATTCAATTTTATTTTTACCTCCCTGACTACTATTTTTGTTTTTGGGAACATATTTAATGAAGGTATCCCCTTTTTGCTTTCTCGATCTATTTTGATCTACTCTTTGCGAATTCTTAAATTGTAATAGAACAAGTATCGCTTTTGCGAAACGGTAAATAACCCAAATGGATAGTATGGTTAGAAGAACTTTAAACACTTTTCTTAATTTTGACTACAAAAGTATGAATTTTTCACTTTTTCATTAATTCCCAATTGGGAAGATTTTTTCGAATTGACCACTCTTTTGGGTAGAAGTTACTTAGTCTGCTTTTATTATTTTTTAAAAAACCCAAGTTGCAGCCTTTATACTTGGCTATAATCCAACCCAGTGGTAAGTTGTTCGGATTAATGCTTGTCTCCATCTTTTTTAAGTAATGCAAGGCATCTTTCAATTCTAATTCAACAAAGGGAAAATCCTCCTTCATTAAATTACTCATTGCCAAATCATGACTTGGGATAAAATCACCAGATTTCTTGTTAAAACTGCCGATATATGTTCCTTGTAAAACAATATTCAGTTTATATGCAGCAAGTCCAATTTCATTTAAATAACGCGTTGGTAATGCATAAATTCTATCCAAATGTTGCCGAATTTGAAAATCCTTATTAGGTTTAACAAAAACATTTACTTTTTTCTGATCAATATTTGACAAGCCTTTAAAGAGTTGGCTATTTCTTTTTTGTTTGGGCAAATCAGATTGCATTCGACTACTTACTTTAAAAGCAGCAATAAACATCCCTTCACCCCTGATTTTGTGAGGATAGCAACGATACACTTCTTGATTTTTCTCGTCAAAATGAAGTACATTTTCCTTCACGACACCCCATTCATCTTTCAATTGAATAGTTATAGGCTGTATAATTGATTTGTATTTCTTATAAAACCATTTGACAATCTGATCATTTTCCTCTTCAGAATAGGTGCATGTTGAATAAATTAATAGACCATTATTTCTGACTAGTTTAATGGCTTCATCCAAAATATCTTTTTGGCCAATAGAACATACAAATGCCTTATTTTCAGACCACTCCTGTAAGGCTCTATTATTCTTTCTAAACATCCCTTCGCCCGAACAGGGCGCATCTACTAAAACAATATCAAAAAAAGCGTTGAATGATGCATATGATGCAGACCTGTTTGAAGTGACAACAATATTTGAATTCCCCCATTTAATCAGATTCTCTTTTAATATTTCAGCTCTTTTCCCAACCAATTCATTACTGAAAAGAACACTATTCTTAGACATTTTTGAAAGCAATAAAGTGCTTTTTCCACCAGGTGAAGCACATAAGTCCAAGATTTTTAAATCTTTGGAAAAATCTATTGCATGAGCAAAAAGCATTGAAGAAGATTCCTGCACATAATATGCACCACCGTGAATCAATGGATCAAATACAAACTCAGGTCTTTTGTTTAGGAAATAGCCGTGTTCATTCCAGGGAATTTTTTCTTCTTGAGCAAACTGATTTGTTGGTTTTTGGGGATTTGTGCGAACTGAAATAATGGACTCTTGACTTAATGATTCTAAAAAAGATGGAAACTCCTTATCTAATTTGAGCGTCATCCTTTTGATAAAACTTTTTGGAAATCCCTCTTCTTTCATATTGACCAATTTACAACCACCTTACCTATTGACTTCCGACTTTCTAATAAATCGTGAGCAATAGCAATATCATTTATATGATAACTTGCTCCAACATGCGGACTCAATTTTTTCTCTTTTACAAGATTAACCACTGCATTCATGCTTTTATTCAAAAGGTCAGGTCTATTTTCAGCAATGCGAAGCAAATTGACGCCCAAAACCGACTTTGACGACATGATTAAAAAAACGGGATGAAGAAATCCAAATCCAAATAGCAAACGCATGTTATTCAGAAAACCCTTTTTTCCCTTCAGTTGATCAGAGGCTCCATAGGTAATTATTCTTCCTCCATTTGCCAAAACCGACTTGCTTTTCTTGAAATTTTTGCCTCCAATTGGATCAAAAATCACATCTAGCTTTCTGTTAATATTAAGCTTTAAAACCTCTTCCTCAAATAGATGGTCTTTGTAATTTATTGGAAAGTCAATGCCCGATTTTTTAATAAACGCTATCTTTTCAGCGGAGCTGGTAGTTCCATATGTAACACAACCTCTAAGCTTTGCAAGCTGTGTAAGAGCAATGCCTACACCTCCTGCTGCAGCATGAATCAATACGTGGTCGTTTTCCTGTAAATTTCCCAAAATATAGGCAGAATAATAAGCTGTTGCATATTGAGTGGCTAAACAAGTAGCAACTCCATTATCCATTTCTTCTGGAATTACAACAG
This sequence is a window from Bacteroidota bacterium. Protein-coding genes within it:
- a CDS encoding zinc-binding dehydrogenase; its protein translation is MKAVFLTKYGNSSDVFEIRETAIPEPKGTEVLVKVETFGLNFADVIARRGMYGEAPANPCILGYEVVGHIEKLGTEVTTLKVGQKVVGLTRFGGYAEYALTEEMAAVVIPEEMDNGVATCLATQYATAYYSAYILGNLQENDHVLIHAAAGGVGIALTQLAKLRGCVTYGTTSSAEKIAFIKKSGIDFPINYKDHLFEEEVLKLNINRKLDVIFDPIGGKNFKKSKSVLANGGRIITYGASDQLKGKKGFLNNMRLLFGFGFLHPVFLIMSSKSVLGVNLLRIAENRPDLLNKSMNAVVNLVKEKKLSPHVGASYHINDIAIAHDLLESRKSIGKVVVNWSI